The Larimichthys crocea isolate SSNF chromosome XI, L_crocea_2.0, whole genome shotgun sequence genome has a segment encoding these proteins:
- the napbb gene encoding N-ethylmaleimide-sensitive factor attachment protein, beta b, whose protein sequence is MDNSGKEKEAVQLMADADKKVKSAGSFLGGMFGGGHHKVEEACEMYCRAANMFKMAKNWSASGNAFCKAARIHMQLQNKHDCATSFIDAGNAYKKSDPNEAIKCLNAAIDIYTDMGRFTIAAKHHISIAEIYESELVDIEKAIAHYEQAADYYKGEESNSSANKCLLKVGGYCAQLEQYQKAIEIYEQVGANTMDNPLLKYSAKEYFFKASLCHFIVDELNAKIAVEKYEEMFPAFSDSRECKLLKKLLEAHEEQNSEAFTEAVKEFDSISRLDQWHTTLLLRIKKTIQGDEGDLK, encoded by the exons ATGGACAACTCTGGGAAAGAGAAGGAAGCGGTTCAGCTAATGGCCGACGCTGACAAAAAAGTCAAGTCCGCTGGCTCTTTTTTGGGAGGGATGTTTGGAGG AGGACATCACAAAGTGGAAGAAGCGTGTGAGATGTACTGCAGAGCTGCCAACATGTTCAAGATGGCCAAGAACTGGAGCG CTTCTGGAAATGCATTTTGCAAGGCGGCACGTATCCATATGCAGCTGCAGAACAAACATGACTGTGCTACCAGTTTCATTGATGCAGGAAATGCTTACAAGAAGTCTGACCCTAATG AGGCAATCAAGTGTTTAAATGCAGCCATcgatatatacacagacatg ggaAGATTCACCATCGCAGCCAAACACCACATCAGTATTGCAGAGATCTACGAGTCTGAGCTTGTGGATATTGAAAAG gCTATTGCACATTATGAACAAGCAGCAGATTATTACAAAGGCGAAGAATCCAACAG TTCTGCTAACAAGTGTCTGCTGAAAGTGGGGGGTTACTGCGCTCAGTTGGAGCAGTACCAGAAGGCCATTGAGATCTATGAGCAG GTTGGAGCCAACACAATGGACAACCCGTTGTTGAAATACAGCGCCAAAGAGTACTTCTTCAAAGCCTCCCTCTGTCATTTCATTGTCGACGAGCTCAATGCTAAG attGCAGTTGAAAAATATGAGGAGATGTTCCCAGCTTTCTCCGACTCTCGAGAATGCAAACTGTTGAAG AAACTTCTCGAGGCTCATGAGGAACAGAACAGCGAGGCTTTCACAGAGGCA GTAAAAGAGTTCGACTCGATCTCGCGCCTGGACCAGTGGCACACAACTCTCCTGCTGCGCATCAAAAAGACCATCCAGGGTGATGAAGGggatctgaaatga
- the gzf1 gene encoding GDNF-inducible zinc finger protein 1 codes for MMGGKVIQLTSKFHHENILGSLHQLRLQGQLSDVTVQVDYQGGVQEFQAHQVMLAASSGYFKKILLSQDAARDKVLLSNMHFCDFSTFLEFVYTGKVEVARDKIGDVQAAAQFLDCGDLSEVCGEAMSAGILRKPTKKTLASEVVGNDDLHVAKKEKGTKGKKQQPKSLPLKRQLSPQSSEKEVISKRCKTKNTVVDKKRPGRKLKLSIAGRKVLQRRLNTKGDDLNNENQVSNEDTEEYEDSAEAENQAEKGDESFVRMPVSDVDDWEGEEDEQSNDPEDSLLLSLEEKEEKKEEEEEEEEEDEDGQSKETLKKTYKAQFQCNKCQRTFHYERSYMKHISTYHGVKADVIYRCETCSQTFANRSNLKIHEKHVHSTERLFTCDSCTKTFKRKKDVVRHHRQVHERNNLRHVCPECGKALSSKTALLLHERTHTGAKPYECTDCGARFTQNSALKMHRRTHTGEKPFACDKCEARFTQKHMLAYHKRSHTGEKPFMCEACGKSFASKEYLRHHSNIHTGSRPYKCEQCGRGFAQRNSLHQHLKIHTGERPYSCKDCDKQFTQLNALQRHQRIHTGEKPYMCGLCRRTFTDKSTLRRHTMIHDSDAPWKTYLVVLEGNVEDKKPKTPTKGKTEKAGAGEKKSTMRKSDTGAGTAGSPSITHTDSTVVQAEQVTIPSEWTTHGAIALVSHGTLGGITVIHTEVAPGTQIQPIVTTDSTGASVISLDGSAIPVPFSIPVSMAHQIPLSSEASTISLSVPTLSVPVSDGTLASVSEIPTVSTSSVLEAAASQTILAPASEIKATSETDILPPDIQTVIVDDKICGKEQTADGQQRTADYPLAESTGVPAEDTV; via the exons ATGATGGGGGGCAAAGTGATCCAGCTCACCTCTAAGTTTCACCATGAAAACATCCTGGGCTCCCTGCATCAGCTCAGGCTGCAGGGCCAgctcagtgatgtcacagtccAGGTGGACTACCAGGGAGGCGTGCAGGAGTTTCAGGCCCACCAGGTGATGCTGGCAGCATCCAGCGGCTACTTCAAGAAGATCCTTCTCTCTCAGGACGCAGCCCGAGACAAAGTGCTGCTCTCGAACATGCACTTCTGTGATTTCTCAACGTTTCTGGAGTTTGTGTACACCGGTAAAGTCGAAGTCGCCAGAGATAAGATCGGTGATGTTCAAGCAGCGGCACAGTTTTTGGACTGCGGGGATCTGTCAGAGGTTTGTGGCGAAGCCATGAGTGCTGGGATCCTACGAAAACCTACAAAGAAAACGCTTGCGTCAGAAGTTGTCGGTAATGATGACTTACATGTTGCCAAGAAAGAGAAGGGGACCAAAGGGAAGAAGCAGCAGCCTAAAAGCTTACCTCTGAAGCGACAGCTCTCTCCACAGAGCTCTGAGAAAGAAGTCATTTCAAAGAGATGCAAGACGAAGAACACAGTGGTGGATAAAAAAAGACCAGGAAGAAAGCTAAAACTGAGCATAGCTGGCCGTAAAGTCCTTCAGAGGCGTTTAAACACTAAAGGAGACGATTTGAACAACGAAAACCAAGTGAGCAATGAAGACACGGAGGAATATGAGGACAGTGCTGAAGCTGAGAATCAGGCAGAGAAAGGAGACGAGTCATTCGTGAGAATGCCAGTCTCTGATGTGGATGATTGGGAAGGTGAGGAGGATGAGCAGAGTAATGATCCTGAAGACTCCTTGTTGTTATCTttagaggaaaaggaggagaagaaggaggaggaggaggaagaagaagaggaggatgaggatggacAGTCCaaagagacattaaaaaaaacatataaggCCCAGTTCCAGTGTAACAAGTGCCAACGCACCTTCCACTATGAGAGGAGCTACATGAAGCACATTAG TACGTACCACGGAGTGAAAGCAGATGTCATCTATCGCTGTGAGACCTGCTCGCAAACCTTCGCTAACCGCAGCAACCTAAAGATCCACGAAAAGCACGTCCACAGTACCGAGAGGCTGTTCACCTGCGACTCCTGCACGAAGACGTTCAAACGGAAGAAGGATGTTGTCCGCCATCATAGACAG GTACACGAACGTAACAATCTGCGACATGTCTGTCCTGAGTGCGGAAAGGCGCTCAGCTCCAAAACCGCACTGTTGTTGCatgagaggacacacacaggtgcaaaGCCTTATGAGTGTACCGACTGTGGGGCCAGATTTACCCAAAACTCTGCTCTCAAGATGCACCGCAG gactcacacaggagagaaGCCATTTGCATGTGACAAGTGTGAAGCCCGGTTCACTCAGAAGCACATGTTGGCCTATCATAAGCGGTCACACACAG GAGAGAAACCTTTCATGTGTGAAGCCTGTGGGAAAAGCTTCGCATCGAAAGAATACTTGAGGCACCACTCAAACATCCACACTGGGTCGAGGCCATACAAGTGCGAACAATGTGGTCGAGGCTTTGCTCAGAGGAATTCTCTCCACCagcatttaaaaatacacacag GTGAGCGTCCGTACAGCTGTAAAGACTGTGACAAGCAGTTCACCCAGCTCAATGCCCTCCAGAGGCACCAGCGCAttcacacaggagagaaaccctACATGTGTGGTCTTTGTAGACGCACCTTTACGGACAAGTCCACCCTTCGCAGGCACACTATG ATCCATGACTCGGATGCTCCCTGGAAAACCTACCTTGTGGTGCTGGAGGGAAATGTGGAGGATAAGAAACCCAAAACCCCAACcaaaggaaagacagaaaaagcaggtgcgggagagaaaaagagcacCATGAGAAAAAGCGACACTGGTGCTGGTACTGCTGGCAGTCCCAGTATAACCCACACAGACTCCACTGTGGTGCAGGCTGAGCAAGTCACAATCCCTTCTGAATGGACCACTCATGGAGCCATTGCTCTGGTCAGCCACGGCACCCTTGGTGGGATCACTGTCATCCACACTGAGGTGGCACCTGGGACCCAGATCCAGCCCATTGTGACCACTGACAGCACAGGGGCCAGTGTTATTTCCTTAGATGGATCAGCCATCCCTGTCCCGTTCTCTATACCAGTATCCATGGCTCACCAGATCCCCTTGTCCTCTGAAGCTTCCACCATCTCTCTGTCCGTACCCACTCTCTCAGTTCCTGTTTCTGACGGCACGTTGGCGTCAGTCTCAGAGATCCCAACTGTTTCTACGTCATCTGTCCTGGAAGCTGCCGCTTCACAGACCATTTTAGctccagcctcagaaatcaaaGCGACTTCAGAGACGGATATTTTGCCGCCTGATATTCAGACTGTAATTGTCGATGACAAGATATGTGGAAAAGAACAAACAGCTGATGGACAGCAGAGGACAGCAGATTACCCATTAGCTGAATCTACAGGGGTCCCAGCTGAAGATACGGTGTAG